The genomic stretch TTAAACTCCCGCCGGTCAAATTCTGGCTGGCTGCACTGGTATGCTAGCTACAGTAGTGCTGATGGGGCTCCTCTGCCTGCGTAGTACACTGCACACACCACGGCTCTGCATTATGGACGATCGATGGCTTCGGTCGGTGCTAGGGTACCAACAACGCCATGTGATCGTGTGAGGAGAGGTGTTTACTGTGACCTGTGATGTTTCAAATTCAAGGTGACCTGCGTGCGTGCTACTGCTACGTGCCGTTCTGTCGTTTTCTTCAAACTCCGTAGCTAGTAGTACTACGAGCAAAGATATGATACTACGTTGGTACTGACAATATAATGTGATGTTACTATACAATGGCACAAGATAAAAGAGAGATCCGCACTGCTGTCCATCAATTGTGAGTTTCCCTCACATGAAGACCGGCTTCATTACTGGTGTCATCCTAGAAGTCAGCTCTGCACACGTGCGTCTGCAACTAATCGCGCCACGTGGTACTATCATTTGTGACGGCTCAGTCCGCTGTACCAAATCTTGTGTCCTTGCACGAAGCCACCTTAATTAGATATTTTCACTCCTGACATGTTCgtccattgattatttgaggatcCCTATTTTCCAAGTGGAGCATACCGTGCAAATTCTCATATGCTTAGTTTGATATAGAATCATCCCCGCTTTATTTATTGTTTTTTCAGCTGATTAATACCAATTTTGCAAGTTTCAAAAGTCCATTTAGAACGTGCGCTCTGTTTGTCTGtctgtctatctatctatctatctatctatctatctatctatctatctatctatctatctatctcacacacacatttactatttctaAGTTTCGAAAGACGTCTACAAGATCTTTTTGGTAAGCAACTAGCGTTTTCTAGATAATTGGATCTGCTAAAACTAGTTATATTAGATAGAATTAAAAACTTAGTCTAAATTCAACTAGGGTGTTGCCTACCTAGCTGGTAGAAAAACAGTTGGAagcttaaataaaaaaaatagctcACATATATTAGCTCTGTTTAGCTAGATAGGTTAGAGCTAAATATTAGCTCTGCTAGTATCTGGCTATAGCAGTTAGCCTCAATATGCAACTACCTTTTGGccgaattgttttttttttatatagtaTAAGCTATACAAGTGTTAGCTAAGCTTACATGATAATCTTCCACTGTACGCAACTAGTCTCTCATTGCATGCTTGTGTTATTGTGTCACTATGTCTGACCAAACACGTAATAAGGCAAAAAGAAACTGTCCATGTATGATTAAAATTATTAAGTCGTACCGGTTATACTTCAATATCCACTGACTAATATATCCATTCCTTAGCTCACAAAGTTTGTATTAAGTAAAATAGTACATACGAATGCTGTTCATAGTTGTTCCCTCTCACAATATTAGTTCATTATTTAGTTTGATGAGCTATCAGCATCGATGACAGAAAACATGCAAATAGACTCTGGATAAAGAGAATCTTGGTTTATTCAGCACTAGGAGACATACATGCGTGGATGACAGAAATATGAAAGCAGGATAAATAGCTTCGAATGATTATGCAATGATAGCACTAGACATGGATTACAAGTGGAATATACATTATTAACATATTTACGATTCTTTCTAGTAATTAACAGATGGGTCATTTCTTCCTTCAAATTTGACAAGTCCCTTTTTTGCCGTCAAATGAGCATCATATGCGGCACCATTTTGTAACACCACTTTAGTGAAAAACTTGAAGCTATTATTTTGACTCTGATCAGCTTCTTGAACTTTTGGAATTGAATTAGGGTGATTACCCTAAAGTTGAGGCTAAAAAGTTGTATATCACGGGCATGCAGACCAAATGTGTTAACATCTATTTGGATAATCAAATGTTATTTGCGCCGTCTCTCCCATATAGTCCCCCATCTTTCTCTAATCAACAACCGTACTCCACTCCAATGGTCGCAAACTAACCGAATTATTAACATATATAAGCATTGAATAATCCAGAAAGTGAtccagatgatgatgatggtgtgtGTTATACCTAAACGACGAGCCGAGGGGACAACATGTACGTGTGCACCCACTCCACCTGGAGCCTGTGCTGTCTGTTGTGAGTACACAGTCGAGTCATGAGGCCAATATCCTAATCGGGAAGGGACGCGTCCTTGTAAACAAGAACTAGAAACGTACAAGCCTGAGAATCAGAGCGCATCATAGCACGGCGAACTAATCATGCATTATTCTAGAGAACAACGTCGCCATCACGAATACGTCGAGCTATAGCTGCCTGTTCCCGTTCGAGAATAGCCATTTTGGAGTCTTaaagaaaactgaaaagttgttttgttttgttactCATATAATTAAAAGCCCCTAGCTTGCTCAATGATGATGTGGCTATTCATTCAGCTACCGTGTTTGGAAGGGATCCTTACACGGGCCTGTAGCTCCTCGAACCTGCACGAGAGAATCATGGACTGAAAATCTCGAAGCTGTGCCGGCAGAAATTCCTCGCCTGCCGGTTGTGATGGGCCCGAACTGAGCTGAACTCTATCCTTGGCAAGAATCTGAGCCGCAACCGAAGGGCCCAGTAGAGGGCTACAGACCCGTGTAAGATGTAGgttggtgttttttttttctactgtagtactttcgtttgtatttgataattattatttaattataaactaattttgcttaaaagatttgtctagcaaattacaggtaaattgtgtagttagttattctttttatctatatttaatgctttatgtacgtgccgcaagatttgatgtaatgaaaaattttaaaaactttgcaaaaTTTCTAGGAACTAGACAGCCCGGTAATGGATCCCCTCAGCGATCAACACTTGCCGTCAAGCATGTACCTTCAATCCGGTCTACATTCTATTGTTTAGGAGATGGGTTGGGTGTTGATGTAATAATGGGCAGGGCCCTTGCCTGTAGCAGTTCCTCTGATCCTTGGGCCACTGACCAAAAATTACAAGGTGCTCTGCAACTTTGAAGACAGCTTTGATTTCTAATCTCTTCTCGAGTCAGTCTGAGGCATAGGTTTGTAATTTCCTTCGTCTTTCGGTTGCCCTCGACGCGCAGCGAACATCAGATCCTCAAGCACTGTCCACCCAATGGCTGCGTCGACAGAAATGGCTCTCTCGGTGCATGCATTAGGCGGCACAAGAACGGCTGGGCGCCggcatgcagcagcagcacaaGGCGGCCAGTGGCCATCCACGGCCGTGCTTCGGTCGGCCACCACTTTTAGAATGATGATCTTTGCCCTACGATTGAGGTTTGACTGTTTCACTTCATCCTGCAGATAGGCTAGGCCCTTTGTTTTGCTTATGTTTATATGAAAGAAATCCGATTGACAAAACAAAAGGTTCATAACCTGGACAAATGTTGCCTGTTATCTGAACCGCCAGTGTGTCAGAGTGTTTGATTCATAACGCTGTTTGATCAACCAGGAAAACTGTGAGAAATTGTTATGCGCATGGGATTTATGCCTCAGTTCTCACTCCATTACACTGAATTTGTTGCTGAAAGTCATCATCAGTGTCATGGGACTTTCGTCATTTGGGGCAACTGTTGTCTTGTATGTTGGATATAGTACTCTTAAATGCATTGCAAATAAGTCATTTCATCATTCAACTATTAACTGTAGGATGTATAGAATTTTCAAATAACTGAACCATGCTAGTGTAGCTTTTCTTCATATTACTGCTATGATGCTAATATGTTGTTTTCAAAAGTTATGGAGCATATGCAATAACCATGGCTATTTCAGTAGTTATGGAACATGCAGTACACCATGTCTATAAGATGAAATATCCATACTTAAAATATTTGAGAAAAATAATGGTACACCATGGATATGCTATTTTCATTGATTGCTCATTGCTTCCATTTCTTTGTTCATAACTATCCAACTATCGAAAGGAGGAGAAGAGGGAAGAGCTTAGTCGAGATAGATGAGCAAATTATTTCCCATCTACATATTGTTGGACCATGAAAATTTTAAGAGGGATATACTACTTTTACCAGCCCTTTGTTAACATTCTTTGATTCCAGGCATCGATTCTTCCAAGCAGTGTTGAATACTTACGAAAAAGCATCTTTTTGCTGTAGATTTCAGAGCAAAGCTAACCTGCCACACTTAAATACTAGATGCTGCCAATACTTGAGATAAGCTgtaaaattttttttttaaggtCACCGGGAGGGAGAGGATCCCCACCTCATGAAGATTACAGATTACATCTTTTGAAACAGAAACAGAAAATCCATCTTTGTATTACATTGCCATTCTAAAGACACCGAGCCAGGTTTCGGCAATTTCCAAGTTGAGCTTAGTGCTTATCTCTATAAAAAAACCCATCTATCACCCTTTTAACCAAGTTTACCATATTTATTCCTTTGAGTTGCCCTCCGAACAGCTTAAATGTTGGGTATCTTCAATAGTACTTTGAATATGGTCAGCATGTAGTTGTCTGTTTAGTTTAGGTTGCTTTGTGATACTGATTTACCGTTTCATATATTATTTATAGATAGCTCCATACCCAATTCATTCAAGATAACTCAAGAGTCGCAAAGGCTAGAAAACTCCATACTGCAGACATGTGCATGTGCATAAGGTCTCCATGTTTTTGTGTCTTGAGCCATGTGGAACTCTTTCATTGTTGTGTCCAACAAGTATTACTCTCACAATACTGTTTGCTGATATTAAGACTTCAGTAATTTAATTTCAGAGTTGAATCAGGAGCTATAAGATTTAATTTCAGAGTTGAATCAGGAACCATTTcagataactccatacttgaTTTATCCCATACTATAACTCTATTAAAAAGAAGATATAACTTTAGAGTGTAGACAGGTACACGAGGTCTCCATGTACTTGTGCCTTGAGCCTTCTGGAACTCTTTTCAGTATTATGATCAAGCATTCCCCTATCAATATTATTTGTTGATCAAGACTTGAATTAAGCTGTAATTTTAGACTTGAAATAGTCACTATCTTTGAGTTCATCCCAAATATTAGATTGTACGGCATAACAGTACCTTTGATATTCAATATGATTATCTTGCCTATGATTCAGTAGAACTAGCTCTAAACTATATTTGCCACAACTATATTACGTTACTCCCTAtataccaaattataagacattgtgGGCATTTTTAGATACATGGATTTTGCCATCTATTTAGATATACACCATGTCCTGATGCAACATATAGTAAAAAacaatatatctagaaaagctaaaatattttataatttagaacggatGGAGTATTCCTCCTCAACTAGGTGTCAACGTCCTAGGAAGCCAGGATGAAGGATTGATGGCTTGGGCAGTACCGTTGGCCAACCGACAACAAAGCTAAATCAGTTACTCCTCTACATGGCTATCAATTTATTACATGATGTATCATGTATAACaagttttgatctactgtcCTTTCTCTGCAACGACCTAAAACCATTTTACGGGTTGTTTCTAAGTATGTATCTTTAATCACTTAGAAGACATGTGAGTCATACTCCCTCTATCATcaaataaatcaatttctagaatcaATGAAAGTCAAACTATCTtaggtttgactaactttataagaAAGAGTGACATAAAATGagcatattatgaaaatatattccatGGTAtttctaatgatattaatttgatgtcagaattttttatgattttttctaaaattttactTAAAGTTTAAAAGGTTTCACTTAAGATAGCTCTACTAAGAATCTATTTATTCAAGAACAGAGAGTATACTCAATGGAAGGGGGCACCATACCGCGATAGtggctctggctcctcctcGGCTCACTTGTTGGGTGTGGCGCCAAATAGGACCTAAATCTAGTGCTTTAGATTGTTTGAGTTCACTAGTTTTAGAAAAATGGCCCTTAAATTCCAAGCCAGAGAATGTGGgttatgaaaaaaataaatgatTTAAATTGGTTATGCTATAATTCGCAAAAAGAAATCCTCATGTAATGTATTTTTATTACAAATCCAAAGATGCAATTGCAATTTGCAAGGAAAGCGTAGATGTAGCCACTCAAGACCGTTCGTATATAACTCTCCCCATCTTATCGCAACGGCACCCTATCGCCTCATCTTATCCCCCGCCTCCTCCTGCCGCTGCTGCTCACTCCCGACGCACGAAGCTCCCATTCCCAAGAGCAATCCATGGCGTCCACCACCCTCTCCTCCGCCTTCACCCTCCTCTCTCGCCCCTCCACCTCCCCTTCCCCCACCGCCTCGCTCCCGAGGTCCTCCCTCGCCGTGCCCCACTGCCGCCGGGGACgccgcgccgtcgccgccgcgtgCACCGCCACCGAGTCCCCCAAGATCTTGGAGCTTGGGGACGCCATCGCCGGGCTCACTCTCGAGGAGGCCCGCAGCCTTGTTGACCACCTCCAGGAGCGGCTCGGCGTCACCGCTGCGGCCTTCGCACCGGCCGCCGTCGTCGCGGCGCCTGCCGGCGCGGGGGCCGCCGAGGAGGAGGCCCCCGTCGAGAAGACGGAGTTCGACGTAGTAATTGAGGAGGTTCCCAGCAGCGCGCGTATCGCCACTATCAAGGTGGTGCGCGCGCTCACCAGCCTGGCGCTCAAGGAGGCCAAGGACCTTATCGAGGGCCTCCCCAAGAAGCTTAAGGAGGCCGTCAGCAAGGACGAGGCCGAGGACGCCAAGAAACAGCTCGAGGAGGTCGGCGCCAAGATATCTATCGTGTGACACTAGGTATAATAGGACTCCTTTTTTTCTTCAATTTCTTTTCTTTGCATCCCAAATCTTTTGTATCCCCACCCATTGTCGTTCATAAGGAATTGCTGTTTCATGATATGAGATTTGTGTATGTGTCAATTCGCTAGCTCATATGTGCGTGATGTATCTCTGCCTTGAATTGACAGTGAATGCGATATGCTCTAAACTGGTAATGTATATCTGCCTTGTTGGCACTGTCATTAATTCATGATGGATTGATGGTGGACAAATGAACATTTTGCTTTCCTTGTAAGTGCTTGTTCTGTTGCTTGCCATTTTGCTAGCAGTTTTTGTAGTGGTTTGCATTGTGTTTATTATTATTAATTGGAGGAGGTTTAGAGTGGAAATCATATTTACTGAGTGTTGAAGTTTGTAATTCCGTCACACTCTTAAACAATGTGCATCACGTGATTTCGCTTAACGCAACCTTCTTAGTTAAGAATACATGAGCAACTGAATTGAGGTTGAATGTTAGTGGGGCCATTAACCACAAAAACTATTGTCAGATGAATTATCTGTAAGTTGGTAATGTTCTGAATGTCTCCAGACCTCAGTTCTAGGTTAGTCTGTTCAAATTCAGGACTTTTTTCGTCTCTTCATTTCCACAGCGGAGCAATTTGTCTATCACTTCCTTCGAAAAGAATCATGggactccctccgttccaaattgtaGATCATTTTAGTTTTGTAGATCATTTtagttttctagatacatagtaaaaacaatgtatttagaaaaggcaaaacatcttataatttggaatgaaggGAGGAGCTCGCTCTCGGTGTTCTCTGTTTACATGGTGTTGACTGTTGAGGGATCTTTTGGGATGGCTTCATGAATCTTGAGTATTACTGTTAGcttatttcatttttttcttACTAAAACTGTATTGCTCCATAGTTGATAGTTCCGTGATTGCTTGCTGTTCTCATGAGACATGACCAATGGTACAATTTTGTTGTCATCTTCTTTGAATTATATCAGGTCATTTATTCATTTATCCTAATGGCTTATCATTTGTCAACCGCTATGATTCCTCATTCTCATTGTTTATGTATGGCTTTAATTTAATTCATTGCAAATTCAGATTTCTTTGTGTGCTATCCTTTTGGCAATACTAGCCGTACTTCTGTCCTTTGAACATTTCATGGTGTTGATAAAAGTTAGTAGTTCTGAATTATGTTTTTGGGCCCCCTGCATGCATCATGCTTTTATGATATCAC from Sorghum bicolor cultivar BTx623 chromosome 3, Sorghum_bicolor_NCBIv3, whole genome shotgun sequence encodes the following:
- the LOC8060137 gene encoding 50S ribosomal protein L12, chloroplastic, giving the protein MASTTLSSAFTLLSRPSTSPSPTASLPRSSLAVPHCRRGRRAVAAACTATESPKILELGDAIAGLTLEEARSLVDHLQERLGVTAAAFAPAAVVAAPAGAGAAEEEAPVEKTEFDVVIEEVPSSARIATIKVVRALTSLALKEAKDLIEGLPKKLKEAVSKDEAEDAKKQLEEVGAKISIV